One Malassezia restricta chromosome VI, complete sequence genomic region harbors:
- a CDS encoding sporulation protein RMD1, whose product MTLDPTFAGKAGPQRTTKGSLKHKILPEEPERNPEAAVPEMEDTPAVLYWDDDGDINNEDMSHLHHIPEGNMRRDALRLTRKARSRLPRVTAYSTATSYKLPELIRWLQTRKASHETNVIRFDECVYTTYTYQHVDEARGLPSTSPWVLERGRPPFRLDHSRTPTGDLLGVPELHQDSPALDHGLQTITEEGEGGSERPKQETTPPAQSLVRKPVHYVPEVFFMEYGTVVIWGMSLTEEKRMLRELRKFEVERLAAEDVECEDLSWYLADYSRIYNDVITLRRGSSYMTKLSLSHALAQSTKISFFESVIEATIDTTKDIPRSIAESGKVGMPPIDIMKNIGHLFILRMNIHLVGSVVDSPEIFWSQPDLEPLYAAARSYLEIQPRIDLLNIRVEVLQDMLQLLKDQATSSHSEWLEIIVIILIVLEIILGVATMLVDLYA is encoded by the exons ATGACACTTGATCCGACCTTCGCCGGTAAAGCAGGACCACAAAG AACAACTAAAGGCTCTTTGAAGCACAAAATCCTACCAGAAGAGCCGGAGCGCAACCCGGAGGCAGCCGTGCCCGAGATGGAGGATACGCCCGCTGTCCTGTATTGGGATGATGATGGCGACATCAATAATGAGGATATGTCGCATTTGCATCATATACCTGAAGGTAATATGCGCCGTGATGCTTTGCGTTTAACACGAAAGGCGCGCTCACGTTTGCCTCGGGTAACAGCCTACAGCACGGCTACGTCGTACAAACTACCTGAACTGATTCGATGGCTCCAAACCCGGAAAGCGTCGCATGAGACGAACGTCATTCGTTTTGACGAGTGTGTCTACACGACTTACACGTATCAGCACGTTGATGAAGCCCGTGGATTGCCAAGCACATCACCATGGGTGCTGGAACGGGGGCGCCCTCCGTTCCGACTGGATCATAGTAGGACACCCACTGGTGACCTGTTAGGTGTGCCGGAACTCCATCAAGATTCACCTGCACTTGATCATGGTCTTCAGACCATCACGGAAGAAGGCGAGGGTGGCAGCGAGAGACCAAAGCAGGAAacgacgccgcctgctcagTCATTGGTGCGAAAGCCTGTGCATTACGTGCCAGAGGTGTTTTTCATGGAATATGGCACGGTTGTCATCTGGGGCATGTCTCTAACGGAAGAAAAGAGAATGCTTcgtgagctgcgcaagtTTGAAGTGGAGCGGCTCGCTGCTGAAGACGTCGAGTGCGAAGATCTCAGTTGGTATTTGGCTGACTACAGTCGTATATACAACGACGTGATTACATTGCGCCGTGGATCGAGCTATATGACAAAGTTATCTCTTTCGCATGCTTTGGCTCAGTCCACAAAAATTAGCTTTTTTGAGAGTGTGATCGAGGCCACTATTGATACGACGAAGGACATTCCGCGGAGTATTGCGGAGAGCGGCAAAGttggcatgccgcccatTGACATTATGAAGAATATTGGTCACCTGTTCATTCTGCGGATGAATATCCACCTGGTCGGCTCGGTGGTGGACTCGCCCGAGATCTTTTGGTCGCAGCCGGATCTCGAACCGCTCTACGCTGCGGCACGAAGTTACTTGGAGATTCAGCCACGAATTGACCTGTTGAATATTCGTGTTGAGGTTCTGCAAGACATGCTACAATTATTGAAGGATCAGGCTACATCAAGTCACTCAGAATGGCTGGAAATTATTGTAATCATATTGATCGTGTTAGA GATTATATTGGGCGTGGCGACAA TGTTGGTGGACCTGTACGCGTAA
- a CDS encoding GTP-binding protein, whose protein sequence is MFGSEQSRNGSLWCASNMMGHGDKSDEPIRGCPNALSMLTKNEETRIEYLSSLEPEEDGTGNVEYKFQILPSSADRFDRLVTQLNWRLTEGDGLCMYEVGVLDDGTLAGIPREDMRKSLANLCAMAQVLDAKPEICRLMMIRTGEDDGPTVHILSDDDEARVHLGIEAGLPDAEVVGVQIPRDTPLIRLAPPLHRDVFRLRPYQQGENDDGRFMSDPTTVTSPNIPTDARIEQRRSKVNQRRVLRLERFEAAIERGAGKEISVQSLSNCRGGMPSREVAECLYMAEVVIRLQNDFYIDYTSL, encoded by the exons ATGTTTGGCTCAGAGCAGAGCAG AAATGGCTCTCTTTGGTGTGCCTCAAACATGATGGGACATGGAGATAAGAGCGATGAACCCATTCGAGGCTGTCCTAACGCCTTGTCAATGCTGACCAAGAATGAAGAAACACGCATAGAGTACTTGTCTTCTCTTGAACCAGAGGAAGATGGAACAGGAAATGTCGAGTACAAGTTCCAAATTCTTCCTTCCTCTGCTGATCGGTTTGACCGACTGGTGACGCAGCTCAACTGGCGACTCACCGAGGGGGATGGGCTTTGTATGTATGAAGTGGGTGTATTAGACGACGGTACATTGGCCGGGATACCAAGAGAAGACATGCGAAAGAGTCTTGCAAACCTGTGTGCTATGGCTCAGGTTCTTGATGCCAAGCCGGAAATCTGCCGTCTCATGATGATCCGCACAGGTGAGGATGACGGACCAACGGTGCACATTTTGTctgatgacgacgaggcacgaGTACATTTGGGAATAGAAGCTGGTCTCCCAGATGCTGAGGTGGTAGGTGTGCAGATACCACGGGACACACCACTCATACGACTTGCACCGCCTTTGCACAGGGACGTATTTCGGCTACGACCTTATCAACAAGGTGAAAATGATGATGGCAGATTCATGTCCGATCCGACGACCGTAACATCTCCCAATATACCTACAGATGCTCGAATAGAGCAGCGACGATCTAAGGTCAATCAGCGACGAGTACTGAGATTAGAACGATTCGAGGCAGCGATCGAGAGGGGCGCAGGCAAGGAAATTTCTGTACAGAGCCTGTCAAACTGTAGGGGTGGAATGCCGTCTCGTGAAGTTGCAGAATGCTTGTATATGGCTGAGGTCGTGATTAGGCTACAGAACGACTTTTACATAGACTACACCTCATTGTAG
- a CDS encoding alpha-1,3-mannosyltransferase, with amino-acid sequence MTHKRARYSATLLHHLHALFIAHTGYVPLTFLVCTIDCLLTASIIRFVPYTEIDFQTYLQQAQLFLDGERTYTYIDPPNGTGPCVYPAGHLYAYAILDHLTDHGAYLLPAQVTFGILYISTLFLVSQLYRLAKAPPILILFLAFSKRLHSIYLLRLFNDPLSIFFMYLCMYLLCCRRWKAACISYSLALSIKMNALLYLPGLLVILFRAIGATSTMLHVGVIVGGTQGILGLPFILRDPQAYVSNAFDFSRMFLFKWTVNWRFLGEKIFSHPATSKVLLGLHVFILCVFGVHQWTNISKEGWKWVSSRWKGDSHPMTASFIVRVLCTSNLIGMTFARSLHYQFYSWYAFQLPLLTWSTTWSLPLRIAIPVIIEWSWNVFPSTTLSSISLFLAHTMLLIGLWTRRARTPMHIN; translated from the exons ATGACCCACAAACGGGCACGGTATTCTGCCACCCTTCTCCATCATCTTCACGCTCTTTTTATCGCACATACAGGATATGTGCCTCTTACATTTCTTGTATGCACGATTGACTGCCTATTAACGGCAAGCATCATTCGCTTCGTCCCATACACAGAAATCGATTTTCAAACCTATCTCCAGCAGGCGCAATTGTTTTTGGATGGTGAGCGTACCTACACCTATATCGATCCTCCGAACGGGACCGGTCCTTGCGTTTACCCGGCCGGCCACTTGTACGCGTACGCTATTTTAGACCACCTTACCGATCACGGTGCCTATTTACTACCAGCACAAGTCACTTTTGGTATCTTGTACATATCCACGTTGTTCCTTGTTTCCCAACTCTATCGTTTAGCCAAAGCACCACCCATTTTGATCCTATTCTTGGCATTTTCCAAGCGTTTACACTCAATTTACCTCTTACGCCTTTTTAATGACCCTCTTTCTATCTTTTTCATGTATTTATGCATGTATCTTTTGTGTTGTCGCCGCTGGAAAGCTGCGTGCATTTCATACTCGCTCGCTCTTTCAATCAAGATGAATGCATTGCTCTACCTTCCTGGTCTTTTGGTAATACTGTTCAGGGCCATCGGTGCTACATCCACCATGTTGCATGTCGGTGTTATTGTTGGTGGAACTCAAGGTATCCTAGGTCTACCTTTCATTTTGCGAGATCCTCAAGCATATGTATCCAATGCCTTCGACTTTTCTCGCATGTTTCTGTTTAAATGGACGGTCAATTGGCGGTTCCTGGGTGAAAAAATCTTTTCACACCCAGCAACATCCAAAGTGTTGCTTGGATTACACGTTTTCATTTTATGCGTCTTTGGCGTGCATCAATGGACCAATATTTCGAAGGAGGGATGGAAATGGGTCTCATCCAGATGGAAAGGCGATAGTCATCCGATGACTGCATCCTTTATCGTGCGGGTGCTGTGTACGAGCAACCTTATCGGTATGACTTTTGCACGCAGCCTTCACTATCAGTTTTACAGCTGGTATGCTTTCCAACTTCCACTCCTGACATGGTCCACTACATGGTCCCTGCCACTTCG CATCGCGATCCCTGTCATAATCGAATGGTCATGGAATGTATTCCCCTCGACAACATTGTCATCAATATCCCTATTTCTCGCACATACAATGCTCTTGATCGGGCTATGGACAAGGCGCGCCCGTACGCCCATGCATATTAATTAG
- a CDS encoding DUF218 domain protein gives MSLPQHWSDIQRHVLDRGVWTRMHARMSARSRVTNLGVALLTCALIISLLFNTRSRKVYVPVVSNVQSADEHPAFNIHLRDSVPAYPGAQESPLTHLVIVAGHAIWKGDDPALIMNDTSWLLEDYQRGGSVKTFVKHIEEGLKIAVEDKSSLLVFSGGQTRRQSWKTEAESYYHLALTMSKGLPFFSDSQEDPSQSRLPFEPLDKSETARASRYMSTNEHFDLGRLRMTTEDYALDSFQNFLFSIARFYEFTGTYPQKITVVSYEFKKRRFVDLHAHALRWPSNKLIPGGTQRLNYVGIDDEPNSPSIPKLHDSAYDLFEVDMYGCYGRLLEKRRKRNSGRRLPPYSSTAPELAGLVDWCPAINSRLRGLYPGWLPWDPRASTGLGRGAQVILEQNGGKFVKAEYLPDGKKIV, from the coding sequence ATGTCGCTCCCGCAGCATTGGTCGGACATTCAAAGGCATGTCCTGGATCGCGGTGTATGGACACGAATGCACGCACGGATGTCTGCCCGCTCTAGAGTCACGAACCTGGGTGTCGCATTACTAACTTGTGCCCTTATAATTTCATTGCTTTTCAACACCAGAAGCCGTAAGGTATATGTTCCTGTCGTATCAAATGTTCAATCTGCTGACGAACACCCGGCCTTCAACATACACCTGCGCGATTCTGTGCCTGCATACCCTGGTGCTCAGGAGTCTCCACTGACACATTTGGTTATAGTGGCAGGTCATGCCATATGGAAAGGAGATGACCCAGCACTTATTATGAATGACACAAGCTGGCTACTTGAAGACTATCAGCGAGGAGGAAGCGTGAAAACCTTCGTCAAGCATATTGAAGAGGGATTAAAAATCGCTGTTGAAGACAAGTCTAGTTTGCTCGTGTTTAGTGGTGGTCAGACTCGTCGACAGTCGTGGAAAACAGAGGCCGAATCTTACTATCATTTAGCCCTGACAATGTCTAAAGGATTGCCATTTTTTAGCGATTCACAAGAAGACCCATCTCAGTCTCGTCTGCCATTTGAGCCACTCGACAAATCCGAGACAGCGCGTGCCTCACGCTACATGAGTACTAATGAGCATTTCGACCTTGGCCGCTTGCGAATGACAACGGAAGATTACGCTTTGGACAGCTTCCAGAATTTTCTGTTCAGTATTGCTCGGTTTTATGAGTTCACCGGCACATATCCCCAAAAGATTACAGTGGTGAGTTATGAGTTCAAGAAGCGTCGCTTTGTCGATTTGCATGCACATGCTCTTCGTTGGCCCTCGAACAAGCTGATTCCTGGCGGTACACAACGCCTAAATTACGTGGGCATCGATGATGAGCCGAACAGTCCTTCCATACCCAAATTGCATGATTCTGCATATGATCTTTTCGAGGTCGATATGTATGGTTGCTATGGACGACTGTTGGAAAAACGCAGGAAGCGAAATAGTGGCCGTCGCCTCCCTCCCTACTCAAGCACGGCACCTGAGCTTGCGGGCCTTGTGGATTGGTGTCCTGCCATTAATTCTCGCTTGAGAGGCTTGTACCCAGGCTGGCTTCCCTGGGACCCACGTGCCTCCACTGGCCTGGGGCGTGGTGCACAAGTGATACTTGAGCAAAATGGTGGCAAGTTCGTGAAAGCAGAATATTTGCCGGACGGCAAGAAGATTGTCTAG
- a CDS encoding transmembrane protein 33, translating into MLKASAPHLVWAAGHFLTFFAGMRYWLAVAAFSWTGYDLWYRLAYLGAIVSYGVVIYKSFGVPRTEKSYLQRALMDENVQYLVIAMYWCWIKPISLTLIPYITFSLFHLLTFTRTTILPSMVPAARNADGTSSPAGGDLSKSIQTWVKQNYDLAMRFVSYSEVIIFIRVLFGAILFRNSLLAPLLYAHFLRLRFYMSSFTRAAMQHVRAELDKMTQHPSCPPALRKGYLMLTDLVTRYACTVLSISRNQPEPANTANRTAAASASSPADPTKLKTR; encoded by the exons ATG CTAAAAGCTAGTGCTCCGCATCTTGTCTGGGCCGCTGGTCACTTTCTCACCTTCTTTGCCGGTATGCGATACTGGCTTGCCGTGGCTGCATTCTCCTGGACCGGTTACGATTTGTGGTACCGCCTGGCGTATCTCGGTGCTATAGTCAGCTacggcgtcgtcatctATAAGAGCTTTGGTGTTCCACGCACAGAAAAGTCGTATTTGCAGCGTGCTCTCATGGATGAGAACGTCCAATACCTGGTGATCGCAATGTATTGGTGTTGGATCAAGCCTATTTCCT TGACTCTTATCCCCTACATCACCTTTTCTCTCTTCCATCTTCTCACGTTCACCCGCACTACCATTCTACCTTCCATGGTGCCTGCAGCACGGAATGCTGATGGCACATCTTCGCCTGCAGGTGGCGACCTATCCAAGTCTATTCAGACTTGGGTGAAGCAGAATTATGACCTTGCTATGCGCTTTGTGTCGTACTCTGAGGTGATTATTTTCATTCGTGTTCTTTTTGGAGCCATTCTGTTTCGCAATTCGCTCTTGGCCCCGCTTCTGTATGCACACTTCTTGCGCCTGCGCTTTTATATGAGCAGCTTCACACGTGCTGCGATGCAACATGTTCGTGCTGAGCTCGACAAGATGACGCAGCATCCATCCTGCCCTCCCGCACTCCGTAAAGGATACTTGATGCTCACAGACTTAGTTACGCGTTACGCTTGCACTGTGCTCAGTATTAGTAGGAACCAACCCGAACCTGCTAATACTGCTAACCGCACAGCAGCCGCCTCAGCTTCTTCGCCGGCGGATCCAACCAAGCTCAAAACTCGCTAG
- a CDS encoding RAD51-like protein, with the protein MHPLVITDISELSARDKALCRRAGYDGVERILSDSVASLAKNLNATETHARHIRMTVERAVAPVQCSIWNLLDGFEDSVVLGTPGEDEESKDVSFGMQSVRENQPGVVSSGVLTLDACLNGGFARGMVSEVVGESSVGKTQLCLYVAVCTALGLHTTMHRPAAHSVISGGSGRTVALIATKGRSAAQHMVNRMAEMAREILGEWYEKQGTYPADYIHNRVEDGVRLVLENVYLACAFTFDTAEHLLRYTLPGLITRKRHTSNPVELVVVDSIPPLLQEDFHETALPETSASFHSVRAFRLHELASLLKRLAVGTIAVIVTNHVNDAFAQDAALVQRALADDEIPWSKADLEIPYRKWQQTISFPLNYTLQAAHFSGLLAYVPRKENCDITMTTFLAERDSKVAQLGLVWTNCINARFLLTHDRNKSRNDHGIRRFRVVFSPLCTESNGEVYIRITRQGIQASFK; encoded by the exons ATGCATCCGCTTGTAATAACAGATATAAGTGAGCTTAGTGCGCGAGATAAAGCGCTCTGCAGACGAG CTGGGTATGATGGCGTGGAGCGTATTTTGAGCGACTCTGTAGCATCACTCGCTAAAAATTTGAATGCTACAGAGACCCATGCAAGACACATTCGAATGACGGTAGAGCGAGCTGTTGCTCCTGTGCAATGTTCTATCTGGAATTTGTTGGACGGTTTTGAAGATTCTGTTGTTTTAGGAACTCCAGGAGAAGATGAAGAAAGTAAAGATGTAAGCTTTGGAATGCAATCTGTACGTGAAAACCAGCCCGGGGTTGTATCATCAGGTGTTCTTACGCTCGACGCGTGCTTGAATGGTGGATTTGCTCGAGGAATGGTATCAGAGGTTGTGGGCGAAAGCTCTGTTGGGAAAACTCAGCTCTGTTTGTATGTGGCGGTCTGTACAGCGCTAGGGTTGCACACTACAATGCACAGACCGGCAGCCCATTCTGTCATAAGTGGTGGAAGTGGAAGAACTGTGGCACTGATAGCGACCAAAGGAAGAAGTGCTGCCCAGCATATGGTGAATCGAATGGCTGAAATGGCTCGAGAGATTCTAGGCGAATGGTACGAAAAACAGGGTACCTACCCTGCAGACTATATACACAATCGTGTGGAAGACGGTGTGAGACTGGTACTCGAGAACGTGTATTTGGCGTGCGCCTTTACATTTGACACAGCAGAGCATCTGCTACGTTATACTTTGCCTGGTCTTATAACAAGAAAGAGACACACGTCGAATCCTGTGGAGCTCGTCGTGGTAGACAGTATACCACCTCTCCTTCAAGAGGATTTTCATGAAACAGCTCTTCCAGAAACATCTGCATCATTTCACAGTGTTCGTGCCTTCAGACTGCATGAATTGGCGAGTTTGCTGAAAAGGCTAGCTGTCGGAACTATAGCCGTCATCGTCACGAATCATGTAAATGATGCATTTGCCCAAGATGCAGCCCTCGTGCAGCGAGCGCTTGCTGATGATGAGATTCCATGGTCTAAAGCGGATCTCGAGATACCATATCGTAAATGGCAACAAACCATTTCGTTTCCGTTGAATTATACCCTACAGGCGGCCCACTTTTCGGGGCTGCTTGCTTATGTTCCGCGTAAAGAAAATTGTGACATAACCATGACCACTTTTCTTGCTGAGCGGGATTCAAAGGTGGCTCAACTAGGCCTAGTATGGACAAATTGCATTAATGCGCGATTCCTGTTGACACATGATCGAAATAAAAGCAGGAATGACCATGGAATACGTCGTTTTCGAGTCGTATTCTCGCCATTGTGCACGGAGAGTAATGGAGAAGTGTATATTAGAATCACCCGCCAAGGTATTCAAGCTTCTTTCAAGTAG